From Manihot esculenta cultivar AM560-2 chromosome 18, M.esculenta_v8, whole genome shotgun sequence:
ttattaatattaaaaataaattattaaaaaaacaaatccTATGATATTGTCATGAtaacaatttattttgttaaatgttcaacattattttttttgttcGAAATGTGaaatcttaattaaaaatacaactttttgtattttagattttcttttaattttatacaattGATACTGTTTTTAATGATCAATTAAAATACAagcataataatatataatataattaaattatatttaaaatttaaatatcaacaTCTACATACGAGGGCATGGTTAAGGGAGTGgacaattaatatttaaattttattaaatattaaaaaatattttaagaaattttattaaaataaaataaaataataaaaaaggacAAAAATCACGAAACGCAAGAATATTATATTGGGCTGTAAATTTCTCGCGAGtgctaattagttaattaacaaAGTGCCCATCTAATCATCAATCATCAtcgtgataataataataataataataaggaaCGTATGAATTAGAGCGACTTTTGATATGGAAGTCAAAATTTGTAGGTGTATTCTGGTGCCTGGAGGAAGATCTTTATATGACAGCTACAGTTGAATCGTTCCCTCACAGGCTGTAACTCGGAagcttcttctccttttctttttacTGTATAACAATCATCAAGTCATCGGTGGTTGTTTTCTTAGTTTTCAAATCCGGCCCTGATTGGTTGAtgcagtaaaaaaaaatttaaaaattaaaaatcgtgAAATAAGAATTCTATTGGTTAACCCAGTGACGGAATATATGAATACAATGAATTTCATCAATTCCCATTTAAAAACGATATTATTTTATACATTTGGTGATGTGTGgctgttattttaaaaaaagaaacaaagtaAAATAATTGCGCTTTCTGTTTTTCCACGTCTTCACAAATCCATGAAttaatgatatttattttttaacctcctatttaaaattaaaaatttttataataataattacttaCCAACTTTGAAtaagttaatattaaatatatacaagaaatgtataatttattgttttaaataataatttaacagtaaaaaatatttttttaatagagaagtaaaaatgtataaaataattgtattaattatattttttaaatttataaacaaaTGAAAGTAAAGGTCTATTCAAGGTAAGGAAGCTATGTTTCTTTAGACTTTTTTAAAatgagaataaaaataaagaatatggAATCTCCCGCTATAAATTTCCCAGAATCACAATTTTTGGTTCAAAAacgaataatttaaaaattaaaattgtaaaacAATTATATAACATTTATTAAGTTACTATATGTCTAATACATTAACAATTAactaattacattttaattatctgagattcagaaaaataagattttacAAGAATTTTGTAAGTTTAATATAAGGGGAGGatgtctattttttttttattcttttcttttatctgtcagtgacgtgtaacggcCTTACTGCCATTGGACTACCTGTTTTTGCCATacagatacggacgtacgagaatatcataTCTCTGCTTCATGCGTaatggccatttaattctcttctGATACGCATACGGATGGACCCGCTAAGTAAATTGGCTGGCTACTTCTTCTCCTCCAGACTAGGTTGGAAAACGAGGTTAAGACTGAAACCCTGAAAAGGTCTGATCTCAGGGCCGAACGGACGGGGCCGGCCCATCAAGAAGGCTTAGATGCCTCAAAATGCAGACTGTCATTATGAGCCCGCCTTGTAACGGAATggtgaaatccagcggtcattatattttatttgtttataaaacataatttaaatatgttttatgtATATAATGTTCTAATGAATTTCTTCGTAGAAGAGGTGCTTTGAGCTTAATATTTTCCTAAcatcctctttctccttttctgttAAATAATCTATAACATCCAGCAGTGCTGGATTCTCCACAACTTGGCAAGAAGTGCCCCTCCCAAGCACGTCGTTTAGCTTTTTATACCTTTTGTTAAGGTCATTGAATTTATCCTCACACTGCTGGGGTGAAACAAGGTGACCTCTTTCAGCCATGACCTTTGAAATTGATTTCCACTTGCCCTTTTTCTGTAGAACTGCAAATTTTCTTCTCATTCCACCACCACAATCTGAAGTTGCATCCTCTCCTATGTAAGACACAGCAGTTATCAAAAGCCTAACCATTTTATCAGTCCACTTAACACGCTGCCATGGTGACCCCTTTCTCCCTCTACTTGCATCATTGTGACCATCAGCACCATCTTCAGTATAGCTTGGCTCATCATCATCACTTGCTGAATTTTTCCCCTTATCTCCCTTACTGTAATCAGTCATGGAAATGATTTGATCAGAGTTGTGCATGGTTCCCATTGTAAGGGGAAAACCCTCATGAATTGAAGGATGTACAGAAGAACCCTGGCGATGAAGAGGATGCTGCTGATGGGGTACAGAATGCTGGTGCTGTGCTTGCTGATGAACTCTTATGGATCCTTGCAAGTCAAGTCCTCCAAATGGATTTCCCCCAGGAATCATACTTCCTTGTGATAAATTCCCTTCCATTGCttgttttgaaaaagaaaataggtCATACCCATGAAACTATTTCCTTAAAACCCTATATGGTGTACACTTTCCGTTCTCTAGAAGTTGATTGTGTATTATTTATGGCCCTAATAAGCCAGAATAAAGCATACCCAGTTAATTTCGCTGATATAACCAATTGTTATCGTTATTCAATCATGAACTAGAGCCTACTCCTGCACAAGGAACAACATTATTCATCAGGTAACCAATTACCAAATGAACTATTTTGCTCTCTATTCATTAAGCAAGACTCTGAATTAGATCCTTTATAATGCAAAAAAAGCAACAAATCGGGGGTGAAAACCGACATTCAACGACAAAATACCATGCGTTTCCAAATTATGGTAACAAATAAGAAACGGCTTTTGCAAATCTAATGCTGTTCACATTCAGAAACAGCTATAGTCTAAATTCAAGGATAACAAATTGAAATTCCAGGTTTTAAAACACAATTTCAGTTTCCatcatttgaaaaaataataagaagaagaaaaagaaacacaTCAATAACAAAGTCAGAGCTTGATCGTCTTTGCAAAAGGAAATGAAAATGAACAAGGAAACCTAACTATTGGAAATTGATTGTAAATCTGAAGAAGAAACAGAccataaattatgaaaaaaaaaaccgaaATGATTGAGGATGATAATTGCATAGAAATATTAAAGCTGAAAGAAAAACCAACCACAAACAATACCATCTTTAAAGAAACAGAATTGGGGCGGCTCCTTCCATGATGCAATGCAGCTGCTACTGGGATTTTGCAGCTTACCAACTCACAGCTAGACAAAGCAGACATGATTCTTCGACTGTTCGACCTCAGCCTGGGCTTGGCTTCGCTAGGCCTCTCTGTTCTTGGGCTACAACGGGCTCCATGGATAAACTCTTTTTTTTGCCAAGTCCATGGATAAACTGGGTACTCTGCAAAGAGCTTGAAGATACCTGCGTTTGATATATGgaaaatttttattctattttttttttcacttacaATAAAAGTGTCTTACATGGCTGCAAAAGCAGTAGtctttctatttaaattaactgtatatataatttttttaattttttaaaaatacattaataatttgatattttcaAATCGTTAACCATTAAAGTAGTTAATATgtttgaaattattaaaatatttttataattttaaaataataattatggaaGAAACCGAATAATTAGTAGTATAAAAAAAGAGgcatctttttcttttatgtACCAACTATACCCTTACCACCATTTTCATATCAAGCTTCTATTTCTTTAATTTAGCAaatccaaaatttaaaattattgaaatttttttttttattgaattaagcAAGAGATCTATGTGAATTCCATTTTTGGCTTCCAATTCAACTCATACTATTGGATATTCAAGATTGTGGAATGCAAATAAAGAAAACAATTTATACAAACATTAATTGTATGAATCAAAGTTGATTTTACAGCCTAGAGCTGCTTAATTTAGAGTTTTGTATAAGCTTTTTAAgaagtaaatattaaaaatggaaACTAAAAGTAACAAATGCAAGTATCTATATTAAAATCCAGCTTTGAGTTTCACAATGACAAAACATTATGGTTGTACAAGGAAAGAATCATatggacttttttttttttttttttgaaagcaaatcATATGGACATTGTTTAAATGTTAATCTTTCATCATCAACCATTTTTCTAAAccatttttatttatgaaagaACTGTAACATGTTGCATATGAATTCAagacattttcttttattacaaTTCAATCAAAGGCTGCTTCAGATAAGCCAACTAAACATTGGAATAAAACCAGACAGATGTCTGAAGAGCCTTCCAATTACTTGAGTTTTGAGAATAGCATTGGTGCAACCTGCATTGCAAAATGAAAAATTCAGTGGATGACCTAAGCCAACAGTGAAGAAATTTTTAAGAATGAACAAAGACTTACACATTTATCAACACAAAATAAGTAGTCAAAGTACTGCCCTGTACAGTGTTTTTCCCCAGAGTCATCACCTTCAATCCTCTTCATACATGCCTGTAATACGCGCAACTGAATTATCCCTTTAAGTGGCACAGAAGCATATACTGGAGCAAAAATATTTCTTGCTGGTTAAAATATAATCTTTGCATTCAGCAGTAAATAGTTAATGAAATGGTTTCAAATTTCAGCTGATACAGCCAAAAGTTGTCCCTGTGCTGCACCTTAGAGTAAATGTGCAGCATGTCCAGACTTCAACTTTAAAAGTAATAATAACGATTATGGTTTCTAATCGAGCAGCAAAAGACGCTTGATTCTATCTCTGTACCTCTCCCTTGATGCTAAGATTGGATTTGACAAATTTAGAGGGTCTACTGAGCGAGTGGTGTATAAGTTAAGAATGGCTGACAAaggaaataaattaaacttCAAGGTTATCATACTTGCtttcttttatcttttaattaatgACAAACGTGAACTTTGTGCCACTTGCTAATCATGTTTGTAAAACTTGAAGTATTATTACATTTCACATTTCTGCTATCTAGCAGTTACTATTGTTCTCAAATGCAACTGCAGGAATCAGCTATAGGAATTTATGATGAATAAGTTgtataaaaaaacataaaaactttcAACAGGCGAACAAATAAAGCTGTATCTTTTCAATGCATAAAATTTCTAGAAGATAACTGCATCTACTCGTGCATCATATGGTCAAgtttcccaaaaaaaaaaatcacttcaCCTCATATTCAATTAGAGGCTTCACACATTTAGGCTTGCAGGAATCCTCAAGATACTTCTTTTGATCAAAAAGTTCCTCATCCGCCCTAAATGTAAATGAAAGATAAAAATGCTCAGATAAATGAGAAACGTAGCACCTGATATCAGTATCAACTGGAACCACACATCATATATAGTTTCACCTATTACCTTGGTTtcatctattttatttattttttcaatcgtCTCATCGATATGAACAACCTCATATCAATAAGCAAGTGGTTTCCAGTTTACCAAAACCTTCACTCCTTACTGATATCCAACTACATATTTTCTGCACTTCAATTAGAAAAATTTGACATACATACACCAAAACCACATGAGAAGCTAAAATAGCATCAAATTTTTGCCACCCAGATGCAAATTTAGAAGGTTAAAGGCTCCTAAACATGGCTATAAATTGTAAGGATTACCCCAGAAAATAAAATCTACAAGCTAATTAAAGAGTTACCAGTAAAAATTAACcgcaaaagataaaataaaatgagcATCAGAACACTTACATAGGACCTAAAAGAATGACAAAAGAAATTCACTAAACCTCAAAAGGCGTCTTTCCTGCAAGGAGAACTTCAAGGTGTCATCAACTTGACCAAAGTATTTCTTCAAGCACATACATTACCCAACACCATAAAAACATACAATTTGCTTTCTCTAAGTTCATAGATCAAAGACTCCAAACTATCAAGACAACAATTTAATTGCAAGAAACAAATGGGAACAAACTAAAAGGAAACGAAAAGACAGCAAAGTTACTTTCTAAGCGTACCTATTAAATATccttttcattaattaatatctataatcaCATCCTAAATTGCACTAATTAGGGAAAATTTTCTGTTtctattaagaaaaattaaaggtTAACAAAAATAGAGAAGCTTAAGGCAATAATTTAATTGCAAGAAACAAAGCGTCGAGAGAGAGAAGAGCTGCCAAAGGAGGCTAGAAAATGGTTAGTTACAAATTAAAAGGAAATTCCGGAGAGAATAACAATGATCAACAGTAGCATAAGCATGAAGAAGCTTAAGAAATCATACCTACGCCGGAGAATCAGTAATCGGCTGCTTCAATGATGCAAGAACTAGAAGCAGGAGTTCATACGGATCATCTAAAAGAGTTGGTTACAGACTTCCACAATTGGAGCAAAATCCTCGGCCAGGAAAGTCGCGTGGGCCTCTGACGCTCGAAGCTGTAATGGGCTTCCACCTTTCAGTCGTTTAACCTTATCTGGGCTTTTTATCGTGGCCCTAATTTTCATGGCCGGTgtaaaactttttttatttttcattaataattaatgtatatattatctttaaaaaaaaatgcattttttcaattaaaaaaaaaactcaactattcaaaaaaaaagagaaatagcaTTTATGTCCATttcaaaatttagaa
This genomic window contains:
- the LOC122722499 gene encoding uncharacterized protein LOC122722499, producing MEGNLSQGSMIPGGNPFGGLDLQGSIRVHQQAQHQHSVPHQQHPLHRQGSSVHPSIHEGFPLTMGTMHNSDQIISMTDYSKGDKGKNSASDDDEPSYTEDGADGHNDASRGRKGSPWQRVKWTDKMVRLLITAVSYIGEDATSDCGGGMRRKFAVLQKKGKWKSISKVMAERGHLVSPQQCEDKFNDLNKRYKKLNDVLGRGTSCQVVENPALLDVIDYLTEKEKEDVRKILSSKHLFYEEIH
- the LOC122722472 gene encoding cytochrome b-c1 complex subunit 6-1, mitochondrial-like isoform X1, giving the protein MKPRADEELFDQKKYLEDSCKPKCVKPLIEYEACMKRIEGDDSGEKHCTGQYFDYLFCVDKCVAPMLFSKLK
- the LOC122722472 gene encoding cytochrome b-c1 complex subunit 6-1, mitochondrial-like isoform X2 — its product is MADEELFDQKKYLEDSCKPKCVKPLIEYEACMKRIEGDDSGEKHCTGQYFDYLFCVDKCVAPMLFSKLK